The genomic window TGACCTCGGCGGGCGGCACCTATCCCGTCCAGACCAGTCCGGCGTTCTTCAACGCCGTTCACCCCTTCCTGCCGATGAGCTACGTCGTCGAGGCGCTGCGCCGGCTGATCACGGGCGGCGGCGTCGGCCCGGTCTGGCAGGCGGTCGCGGTGCTGCTGGCCTTCACCGCCGGTGCGCTCGCGCTCACCGCCGTGTCGGCGCGGCGCAAGCAGGTGTGGACGCTCGACCGCCTCCACCCGGAGCTGAGCCTGTGAGCTCCGCCGGGCGCCACCGGACCCGGGACGGGGACCTGTGAGAATCGACGCCATGAACACCAGCAGCACCCGGAGACAGGCGACGCGCGCCAAGCTCTACGAGGCGGCCGTCACCCTCATCGCCGAGCAGGGTTTCTCGGCGACCACCGTGGACGAGATCGCCGAGCGTGCCGGAGTCGCCAAGGGCACGGTCTACTACAACTTCAAGAGCAAGACCGAGCTCTTCGAGGAGCTGCTGCGGTTCGGCGTCGGGCTGCTGACCGACTCGCTGCAGGCCGCCGCCGACGAGACCGAGGAGCGCGGCGGCAGCAAGGTCGAGGCGCTGGACGCGATGATCAGGGCAGGTCTGGTCTTCATCGACCGCTACCCCGCCTTCACGCAGCTGTACGTCGCCGAGCTGTGGCGCACCAACCGGGCGTGGCAGTCCACGCTCATGGTGGTCCGTCAGCAGGCGGTCGCCGTGGTCGAAACGGTCCTGCGGGAGGCCGTCGAACGGGGCGAGCTGAGCGAGGAGATCGACATTCCGCTGACCGCCGCGGCGCTCGTCGGCATGGTGCTGGTCGCGGCGCTCGACTGGCAGGCGTTCCAGCGTGAGCGGTCGATCGACGACGTGCACGCGGCGCTGTCGCGGCTGCTGCACGGACGCGTGAGCGGCCGCTAGGCCCTGTCCACCGCAGGTCCTGTCCACCGCGCGGACAGGCGCGGACGCGTACGAAAAGTGCCGGTCCGGCGAAGCTCGATCCCCCCGAGCTTCGCCGGACCGGCGTTTTCCCCCGTTCCCCGTTCCCCCGTTCCCTGTGTCCCCCGCTCCCCCGTTGCCCTGTACCACCGTTCCCCCGGGCCCGGGCAACCCCCGTTCGGCCGGTGCGCCGCGCCGTTCCGCCGCCCCGTGCCGGCGGTGCCGGCACAGCGCCCCTTCCGTGGTCTCCACTCTTTCGTCCACGCAGGTGGGAGCCCATCCGCGTACCTACTCATCTCCTCAGGTAGGTACGGATACTCAGACGCCCGTGCTCAACCCCACCCGCTGCCGGCGCGGGCTGGTTACGATCGCGTCCGTGTCCGTACTCCCCCTGGTCTTCACGAGCGGCTGGGCCAGCGGCATCAACGCGTACGCGGTGGTCCTGCTCCTCGGCCTCTTCGGCGCGACCGGGCTCAGCGACGAGGTGCCCGAGGGGCTGCAGCGTCCCGACGTCCTGATCGCCGCCGGAGTGCTGTTCCTGTGCGAGGCGGTGGCGGACAAGATCCCGTACGTGGACTCGGCCTGGGACTCGGTCCACACGGTGATCCGCCCGGTGGCGGGCGCGGTGGTGGCGGCGCTGCTGGCCGGGGAGAGCGGTTCGCTGCCGGAGCTCGCGGCGGGCGCGGTCGGCGGGTCCACGGCGCTGATGAGCCATCTGGTGAAGGCCGGCACGCGGATGGCGATCAACACCTCCCCGGAGCCGTTCAGCAATGTCGCGATGAGCACGGCCGAGGATCTCGGCGTCGCCGGGATCCTCACGTTCGCGATGTTCCATCCGCTGGCGGCGGCGGTCATCGCCGCGACGCTGCTCGTCCTCGGGCTCGTGACACTGGTCTTCCTCGCCTCCCGGATCCGGCGCTTCCTGCGGCGCAGGGCGCAGCGCCGGGAGGAGAGACGCGTGGCGGCGGAGCTGCCGGGGCCGCCGCCCCCGTGACCGCTGCCCGCGTGACCGCCGCCCCCGTGACTGTCAGTGGGGGCCGATACAGTCCCTGACATGGCACGGATTGCGGTGATCGGCGCCGGCATGGGCGCCATGGCGGCTGCTGCCCGGCTGGCCGTGGCAGGCCATCGGGTGACGGTGTACGAGCGCTCGGCGACGTTCGGCGGCGCGGTGGGCGGCTTCGAGCGGGACGGGTTCGCGTTCGACACCGGCCCCGGTCTGCTGCATGTGCCGGCCGTCTACCGGGATCTGTTCCTCAAGACCGGCAAGGAGCCGCTGGAGAGCCGGGTCGCGATGGGCCAGGTCGACCCCGCGAGCCGGCATCTCTTCGCGGACGGCACCGACGTGTCGCTGCCGAACGCCTCGCGCGGGGGCGTCGTCGCCGCGCTGGACGCGGCGCTCGGCGCCGGCACAGGCGAGCGCTGGGGCGGCTTCCTGGGGCGGGCCAGGGACGCCTGGGACCGTTCCCGCAGGCCGCTGCTGGAGGAGCCGCTGTGGCCGAACTGGCAGGTGCTCGGCCGCGAGCCGTATCCGGCGCTCCGGCAGCGCCGGATGCTGCGCACGCGCCAGGCGCGCACGCTGGCCGAGGTGGGCGCCTGGGAGCTGGCGGATCCCCGGCTCGCGGCCCTGCTCGACGCGTGCGCGCTGGCGTACGGACTGGATCCGCGGCACGCCCCGGCGAGCGCCGCCCTGCTCCCGTACATGGAGCAGACGTTCGGCAGTTGGTACGTCCGGGGCGGGATGCGGGCGCTCGCCCGGGCGGTGTACGAGCGCTGTCTGGAGCGCAAGGTGGAGTTCGTCTTCGGCGCCGAGGTGGCGGGCGTCGTCGAGAAGGACGGCCGGGCGGCGGGACTGGAGCTCGCCGGCGGCCGGGTGGTGGACGCGGACCGGGTGGTGGCGGGCGCCGGCACATCCGGTCTCGGCGGCCTCCGTCCCTGGCAGGAGGGCGGTGTGCGGCCCGGGGCGCAGGAGGCTCCCGGACGGTTCACGCTTCTGCTGGCGCTGCGCGGCGCCCGTCCCCAGGGCACGGCCCACCGCACCGTGGTGCACTCCCCCGGCACGGCCGCCGAGGCGGCCGCGGTCTTCGGCGGGGCGCTCGCCGAGCACCCGACGGTCACCCTGCTGCGACCGGACGATCCGACGACCCGGCCCGACGACGCCCATGAGGCGGTCACGCTCACCGCTACGGTCGCCCCGTCCGGGGGGCCCTCCGGCCTCGACTGGACGGACGCGGCGCTGCGCGAGCGCTGCGCGGAGACGCTCGTCGCCGCCGCCCGGCCGGTGATCCCGGACATACGTGAGCGGCTGCTGTGGAGCGAGGTCCTCACCCCGGCCGAGACGGGGCGGGTGCATCCGCCGGCGCTCGCCGGGGACGGGGGCCGGTATCTGCGCCCGTCGAACAGCACCCGGCTCCCGGGGCTGTATCTCGTGGGCGGCTGGGCGCATCCGGGCGGCGGGCTGGCCCACGCGGGCATGTCGGGCGCGCTGGTGGCCGGGCTGATCGTGGAGGGCGAGGAC from Streptomyces sp. FIT100 includes these protein-coding regions:
- a CDS encoding TetR/AcrR family transcriptional regulator, with amino-acid sequence MNTSSTRRQATRAKLYEAAVTLIAEQGFSATTVDEIAERAGVAKGTVYYNFKSKTELFEELLRFGVGLLTDSLQAAADETEERGGSKVEALDAMIRAGLVFIDRYPAFTQLYVAELWRTNRAWQSTLMVVRQQAVAVVETVLREAVERGELSEEIDIPLTAAALVGMVLVAALDWQAFQRERSIDDVHAALSRLLHGRVSGR
- a CDS encoding DUF4126 domain-containing protein, which encodes MSVLPLVFTSGWASGINAYAVVLLLGLFGATGLSDEVPEGLQRPDVLIAAGVLFLCEAVADKIPYVDSAWDSVHTVIRPVAGAVVAALLAGESGSLPELAAGAVGGSTALMSHLVKAGTRMAINTSPEPFSNVAMSTAEDLGVAGILTFAMFHPLAAAVIAATLLVLGLVTLVFLASRIRRFLRRRAQRREERRVAAELPGPPPP
- a CDS encoding NAD(P)/FAD-dependent oxidoreductase, giving the protein MARIAVIGAGMGAMAAAARLAVAGHRVTVYERSATFGGAVGGFERDGFAFDTGPGLLHVPAVYRDLFLKTGKEPLESRVAMGQVDPASRHLFADGTDVSLPNASRGGVVAALDAALGAGTGERWGGFLGRARDAWDRSRRPLLEEPLWPNWQVLGREPYPALRQRRMLRTRQARTLAEVGAWELADPRLAALLDACALAYGLDPRHAPASAALLPYMEQTFGSWYVRGGMRALARAVYERCLERKVEFVFGAEVAGVVEKDGRAAGLELAGGRVVDADRVVAGAGTSGLGGLRPWQEGGVRPGAQEAPGRFTLLLALRGARPQGTAHRTVVHSPGTAAEAAAVFGGALAEHPTVTLLRPDDPTTRPDDAHEAVTLTATVAPSGGPSGLDWTDAALRERCAETLVAAARPVIPDIRERLLWSEVLTPAETGRVHPPALAGDGGRYLRPSNSTRLPGLYLVGGWAHPGGGLAHAGMSGALVAGLIVEGEDFRGSQ